From the genome of Halomonas sp. MCCC 1A13316, one region includes:
- the otnI gene encoding 2-oxo-tetronate isomerase: protein MIRLAANLSMLFTEHEFLDRFVAAAEAGFRGVEYLFPYAYTPEALRAELDESGLEQVLFNLPPGDWEAGERGLASLPGREAEFRDSVVEALRYAEALGCSRVHAMAGLLPMDADGRAQEDVRAAHHTSYVTNLRFAAREAAKLDREVLIEPINTRDMPGFFLSHQDQAMAVLKEVGEPNLRLQFDLYHCQIMEGDLTHHLERQFPRIGHVQVAGVPQRHEPDVGEVHYPALFARLEALGYGGWVGCEYCPAGGTREGLGWGRAYGLTDSHGATQGR, encoded by the coding sequence ATGATCCGACTGGCCGCCAACCTCAGCATGCTGTTCACCGAACATGAGTTCCTCGACCGCTTCGTGGCGGCGGCCGAGGCCGGCTTCCGCGGCGTCGAGTACCTTTTTCCCTATGCCTATACGCCCGAGGCACTGCGTGCGGAACTGGACGAGAGCGGCCTGGAGCAGGTGCTTTTCAACCTGCCCCCCGGCGACTGGGAAGCCGGCGAGCGTGGCCTGGCCAGCTTGCCGGGGCGCGAGGCGGAGTTCCGCGACTCCGTGGTGGAGGCACTGCGCTACGCCGAGGCCCTGGGCTGCTCCCGGGTGCACGCCATGGCGGGGCTACTGCCGATGGATGCCGATGGCCGCGCCCAGGAAGACGTGCGGGCCGCGCATCACACCAGCTATGTGACGAACTTGCGCTTCGCCGCCCGCGAGGCGGCGAAGCTCGACCGAGAGGTGCTGATCGAACCGATCAACACCCGCGACATGCCCGGTTTCTTCCTCTCGCACCAGGACCAGGCCATGGCGGTGCTGAAGGAGGTGGGCGAACCCAACCTGCGCCTGCAGTTCGACCTTTACCACTGCCAGATCATGGAGGGCGACCTGACCCACCATCTGGAACGGCAGTTCCCGCGGATCGGCCACGTGCAGGTCGCCGGTGTGCCGCAGCGCCACGAACCGGACGTTGGCGAGGTGCATTACCCGGCCCTGTTCGCACGGCTGGAAGCGCTGGGCTACGGCGGCTGGGTGGGCTGCGAGTATTGCCCGGCCGGCGGTACCCGCGAGGGGCTGGGGTGGGGAAGGGCGTACGGGTTGACGGATTCTCACGGAGCCACCCAGGGGAGGTGA
- the otnC gene encoding 3-oxo-tetronate 4-phosphate decarboxylase, which produces MSVHDETRLREQIATLGQSLFDRGLTMGSSGNISVRTDDGGWLMTPTNACLGRLDPARISRLDRQGAWQDGDKPTKEHFLHMAMYAERPQAQAIVHLHSTHSVAVSCLPDIDPCDCIPPLTAYYVMRVGRLPLVPYHIPGDPALGDAVRGLAGAHSAVLLANHGPVVAGKSLEAAVYATEELEETAKLFLLLHGRNPRALTAEQVAELEARFPRD; this is translated from the coding sequence ATGAGCGTCCATGACGAGACCCGCCTGCGCGAGCAGATCGCCACGCTGGGCCAATCGCTTTTCGATCGCGGCCTGACCATGGGCTCCAGCGGCAACATCAGCGTGCGCACGGATGACGGCGGCTGGTTGATGACGCCCACCAATGCTTGCCTGGGGCGGCTGGACCCGGCGCGCATCTCGCGCCTCGATCGTCAAGGCGCCTGGCAGGACGGCGACAAGCCCACCAAGGAGCACTTCCTGCACATGGCGATGTACGCCGAGCGCCCCCAGGCCCAGGCCATCGTGCATCTTCATTCCACCCATTCGGTGGCCGTCTCCTGCCTGCCCGACATCGACCCGTGCGACTGCATCCCGCCGCTCACCGCCTACTACGTGATGCGCGTGGGCCGGTTGCCGCTGGTGCCGTATCACATTCCCGGCGACCCGGCCCTGGGCGATGCGGTGCGCGGCCTGGCGGGAGCGCACAGTGCCGTGCTGCTGGCCAATCACGGCCCGGTGGTGGCCGGCAAGAGCCTGGAGGCGGCGGTCTATGCCACCGAGGAGCTGGAGGAGACCGCCAAGCTGTTCCTGCTGCTGCATGGCCGTAATCCGCGTGCCCTGACTGCCGAGCAGGTGGCCGAACTGGAGGCCCGTTTCCCCCGCGACTAA